A region of Paraburkholderia largidicola DNA encodes the following proteins:
- a CDS encoding SCO family protein → MLIKRFARAARVALVACALGGAALVSGCGKEQPAFTNVDITGNKQFGADFSLPDSSGKMRSLADYKGKVVVMFFGYTHCPDVCPTTMAELSQALQQLGPEDAKRVQVLFVTVDPERDTPELMSQYVPAFNPTFVGLRPADQEQLTKVTKDFRVYYAKVPGKTPDSYTMDHTAASYVFDTDGKLRLFARDGQGASPWVHDLKLLLG, encoded by the coding sequence ATGCTCATTAAACGGTTCGCGCGCGCGGCGCGCGTTGCTCTCGTCGCGTGCGCGCTCGGCGGCGCGGCGCTGGTGTCGGGATGCGGGAAGGAACAGCCCGCGTTCACGAACGTCGATATTACGGGGAACAAGCAGTTCGGCGCGGACTTCTCGCTGCCGGATTCGAGCGGCAAGATGCGCTCGCTGGCCGACTACAAGGGCAAGGTCGTCGTGATGTTCTTCGGCTATACGCATTGCCCCGACGTCTGCCCGACGACGATGGCCGAGCTTTCGCAGGCGCTCCAGCAACTCGGTCCCGAAGACGCGAAGCGCGTGCAGGTGCTGTTCGTCACCGTCGATCCCGAGCGCGATACGCCCGAACTGATGTCGCAGTACGTGCCCGCGTTCAATCCGACGTTCGTCGGCCTGCGCCCTGCCGATCAGGAGCAGTTGACGAAGGTGACGAAGGACTTCCGCGTCTACTACGCGAAGGTGCCGGGCAAGACGCCCGACAGCTACACGATGGATCACACGGCCGCGAGCTACGTATTCGATACCGACGGCAAGCTGCGTCTTTTCGCGCGCGACGGGCAGGGCGCATCGCCGTGGGTGCACGATCTGAAGCTGTTGCTCGGCTGA
- a CDS encoding YciI family protein, with protein sequence MYIVSLSYTASLERVDDALEAHRAFLTRQFDAGVFIMAGPKVPRDGGVIIAAGIERSRLDEILASDPFAQQKVARYEVTEFKATRMAPGMNLKVPE encoded by the coding sequence ATGTATATCGTCTCCCTCAGCTACACGGCATCGCTCGAGCGTGTCGACGATGCGCTCGAAGCCCATCGCGCGTTCCTGACGCGTCAGTTCGACGCGGGCGTGTTCATCATGGCGGGGCCGAAGGTGCCGCGCGACGGCGGCGTGATCATCGCAGCGGGTATCGAGCGATCGAGACTCGACGAGATTCTCGCGAGCGATCCATTTGCGCAGCAGAAGGTGGCGCGCTATGAGGTGACGGAGTTCAAGGCGACCCGGATGGCACCGGGGATGAATCTGAAGGTGCCTGAGTGA
- a CDS encoding methyl-accepting chemotaxis protein: protein MSRMSLNRKLWLSLVLVWLGLLGVGLWSAVETRSTMLDERKAGMVNLVDAAQGVVSGYYALAQAGKMSEADAQREALARLATMRYGESGYLFVMDSKPVVLMHPTLPQMNGKAVGDFKDPDGKLLYMSILDAAKATGKGFAEYRGRLPHSEEAVPKISYAVRFAPWDWNIVSGVFVRDIDTAYYANLIEHFIVVMVIGAGISFAMLLIIRNVRGSLGGEPQDAAKLAARIATGDLTQIVSVRANDSSSMMAAMNEMQSRLQRTIGEIRQSAESIASATQQIAAGNGDLSQRTEQQAASLQETAASMEELTATVKQNADNARQASGLANNASDIATKGNEVVSRVISTMTEINDSSRQISDIIGVIEGIAFQTNILALNAAVEAARAGEQGRGFAVVAGEVRSLAQRSATAAKEIKQLIGDSVERVNNGYTLVEQAGTTMSEIMQAVRRVTDIMGEIAAASEEQSSGISQVGRAVTQMDEVTQQNAALVEQAAAAAASLQDQAARLRQTIGAFRVNGGEPTVAAKSLPAAAKKAVNAAAKPAVKPAVAAAATAAKADLGAREVAKPAARMDASPRPVKASSSDDDWTTF, encoded by the coding sequence ATGAGTAGGATGAGTCTGAACCGCAAGCTGTGGTTATCGCTTGTGCTCGTATGGCTGGGCTTGCTGGGCGTCGGATTGTGGAGCGCGGTGGAAACCCGCTCGACAATGCTCGACGAGCGCAAGGCCGGCATGGTGAATCTCGTCGATGCCGCGCAAGGCGTCGTGAGCGGCTACTACGCGCTCGCGCAGGCCGGCAAGATGAGCGAGGCCGACGCGCAGCGCGAAGCGCTCGCGCGTCTCGCGACGATGCGCTACGGCGAATCCGGTTATCTGTTCGTGATGGATTCGAAGCCCGTCGTGCTGATGCATCCGACCTTACCGCAGATGAACGGCAAAGCGGTGGGCGACTTCAAGGACCCGGACGGCAAGCTGCTGTACATGTCGATCCTCGACGCGGCGAAGGCGACGGGCAAAGGCTTCGCCGAATATCGCGGGCGTTTGCCGCACAGTGAAGAGGCCGTGCCGAAAATCAGCTATGCCGTGCGTTTCGCGCCGTGGGACTGGAACATCGTCAGCGGCGTGTTCGTGCGCGACATCGATACCGCTTACTACGCGAACCTGATCGAGCATTTCATCGTCGTGATGGTGATCGGCGCAGGGATTTCGTTCGCGATGCTGCTGATCATCCGCAACGTGCGGGGCAGTCTCGGCGGCGAGCCGCAGGACGCCGCGAAGCTCGCGGCGCGTATCGCGACGGGCGACCTCACGCAGATCGTGTCGGTGCGCGCGAACGATTCGTCGAGCATGATGGCCGCGATGAACGAGATGCAAAGCCGCTTGCAGCGCACGATCGGCGAGATTCGCCAGTCGGCGGAGTCGATTGCATCGGCGACGCAGCAGATTGCGGCGGGCAACGGCGATCTGTCGCAGCGTACGGAACAGCAGGCGGCGTCGCTGCAGGAAACGGCGGCGAGCATGGAAGAGCTGACGGCGACCGTCAAGCAGAACGCCGACAATGCGCGCCAGGCGAGCGGCCTCGCGAACAACGCGTCGGACATTGCGACGAAGGGCAACGAGGTCGTCAGCCGCGTGATCAGCACGATGACGGAGATCAACGACAGCTCGCGGCAGATCTCGGACATCATCGGTGTGATCGAGGGTATCGCGTTCCAGACCAACATTCTCGCGCTGAACGCAGCCGTCGAAGCGGCGCGCGCGGGCGAGCAGGGCCGCGGCTTCGCGGTCGTCGCGGGCGAGGTGCGCAGCCTCGCGCAACGTTCGGCGACGGCGGCGAAGGAGATCAAGCAGCTGATCGGCGATTCCGTCGAGCGCGTGAACAACGGCTACACGCTCGTCGAACAGGCCGGCACGACGATGAGCGAGATCATGCAGGCGGTGCGCCGCGTGACGGACATCATGGGCGAAATCGCGGCGGCGTCGGAAGAGCAGAGCAGCGGCATTTCGCAGGTGGGACGCGCCGTCACGCAAATGGACGAAGTCACGCAGCAGAACGCGGCGCTGGTCGAGCAGGCTGCGGCCGCTGCTGCGTCGCTGCAGGATCAGGCGGCGCGTTTGCGTCAGACGATCGGTGCGTTCCGGGTAAATGGCGGTGAGCCGACGGTCGCCGCGAAGTCGCTTCCAGCGGCAGCGAAGAAGGCGGTGAATGCAGCGGCGAAGCCAGCCGTCAAACCGGCAGTCGCGGCGGCCGCGACAGCGGCGAAAGCGGACCTCGGTGCGCGCGAGGTCGCGAAGCCGGCCGCAAGGATGGACGCGTCGCCGCGTCCGGTAAAGGCGTCGTCATC
- the cyoE gene encoding heme o synthase, with translation MDSTTLPHSPGSRISQYIALTKPRVTQLAVFCAVIGMFLATPGMVPWTVLIGGAVGIWLLAGAAFAINCLVEQKVDAKMRRTAWRPSARGEITTSQILLFSAVLGGLGMWTLYTFTNALTMWLTIATFVGYAIVYTLLLKPYTPQNIVIGGASGAMPPALGWAAVTGAVPGDAWILVLIIFVWTPPHFWALALYRRKDYENAGLPMLPITHGEQYTRLHILLYTVILFAVTLMPFISGMSGIVYLASAVLLGAVFLAYAWKIYREYSDDLARKTFRYSIVYLSLLFAALLIDHYARALIGA, from the coding sequence ATGGACAGCACAACTCTCCCCCATTCGCCCGGTAGCCGGATTTCTCAATACATTGCGCTGACGAAGCCGCGCGTCACGCAGCTCGCCGTGTTTTGCGCAGTGATCGGCATGTTCCTGGCCACGCCCGGCATGGTGCCGTGGACGGTGCTGATCGGCGGCGCTGTCGGCATCTGGTTGCTGGCGGGCGCTGCGTTCGCGATCAACTGTCTCGTCGAACAGAAAGTCGACGCGAAGATGCGCCGCACCGCGTGGCGTCCTTCGGCACGCGGCGAGATCACCACTTCGCAGATCCTGCTGTTCTCGGCCGTGCTCGGCGGCCTTGGCATGTGGACGCTCTACACGTTCACCAATGCGCTGACCATGTGGCTCACCATCGCCACCTTCGTCGGCTACGCGATCGTCTACACGCTGCTGCTCAAGCCTTATACGCCGCAGAACATCGTGATCGGAGGCGCATCGGGCGCGATGCCGCCGGCGCTCGGCTGGGCAGCCGTGACGGGCGCCGTCCCCGGCGACGCGTGGATTCTCGTGCTGATCATCTTCGTGTGGACGCCGCCGCATTTCTGGGCGCTCGCGCTGTATCGCCGCAAGGACTACGAAAACGCCGGCCTGCCGATGCTACCCATCACGCACGGCGAGCAGTACACGCGTCTGCATATCTTGCTGTACACCGTCATTCTGTTCGCGGTCACGCTGATGCCGTTTATCTCGGGCATGAGCGGAATCGTGTATCTCGCGTCGGCGGTTCTGTTGGGTGCCGTGTTCCTCGCGTATGCGTGGAAGATTTATCGGGAATATTCCGACGACCTCGCGCGTAAAACCTTCCGTTATTCGATCGTTTATCTGTCGCTGCTGTTTGCGGCACTGTTGATCGACCACTATGCGCGTGCCTTGATCGGCGCGTAA